In Pseudomonas alcaliphila JAB1, a single window of DNA contains:
- a CDS encoding type II toxin-antitoxin system HicB family antitoxin, which translates to MKFPVVLHKDADSDYGVTVPDVPGCFSAGATVSEALDNAQEALALHFEGLVADGDPLPRAQEVDAHMGNPDYAGGVWAVVDFDVTPYLGKAVRFNATLPENLLQRIDDVVKKDHRYASRSGFLAAAALRELSVA; encoded by the coding sequence ATGAAATTTCCAGTCGTGCTGCACAAGGACGCTGATTCGGACTATGGGGTGACTGTGCCCGATGTACCGGGCTGTTTCTCGGCAGGCGCCACTGTCTCGGAGGCTCTGGACAACGCACAGGAAGCCCTGGCCCTTCACTTTGAAGGATTGGTGGCTGATGGTGATCCGCTCCCGCGTGCGCAGGAAGTAGACGCGCATATGGGGAATCCCGACTATGCCGGCGGTGTGTGGGCTGTAGTCGATTTCGATGTGACCCCGTATCTGGGGAAAGCTGTTCGCTTCAATGCCACCCTGCCGGAAAATCTGCTGCAACGGATTGATGACGTGGTGAAGAAAGACCACCGCTATGCTTCCCGCTCTGGCTTTTTGGCCGCTGCGGCACTGCGGGAACTGTCGGTGGCATAA
- a CDS encoding type II toxin-antitoxin system HicA family toxin, protein MRSREVIELIEADGWYEVAVKGSHHQFKHPTKPGRVTVPHPKSEIAVGTLHNILKQAGLR, encoded by the coding sequence ATGCGAAGTAGGGAGGTGATCGAGCTAATTGAGGCGGATGGGTGGTACGAGGTGGCGGTGAAAGGCAGTCATCATCAGTTCAAGCATCCAACCAAGCCAGGCCGGGTGACTGTTCCACACCCCAAGTCAGAGATAGCGGTCGGAACGCTGCACAACATACTGAAACAAGCTGGCCTCAGGTGA
- a CDS encoding sulfite exporter TauE/SafE family protein has product MIDWTYSLAGALTGFVVGLTGVGGGALMTPILLLVFGVSPVTAIATDLWFAAITKLVGARIHHANGQVDWQVAKRLWLGSLPLALFVVVLVSLGAQVAKVEWLSKAIGVVVLITAVGLLAAPRLMAYARNRRVSQAERFKAVQPVLTVVSGAVLGLCVALTSVGAGALGSVMLLFLYPLRMTPHRLVATDIVHAIPLAVVAGLGYLFAGMVDGWMLISLLLGSVPAVLLGSLLAGKITGRWIQIGLALVLMVAGVKVLA; this is encoded by the coding sequence ATGATTGATTGGACATATTCACTGGCAGGTGCGCTGACCGGTTTTGTCGTCGGATTGACGGGGGTTGGCGGCGGCGCCTTGATGACGCCAATCCTGCTGCTGGTATTTGGGGTGTCGCCAGTCACTGCAATTGCAACCGATCTGTGGTTTGCCGCCATTACCAAGCTGGTGGGCGCGCGTATTCATCATGCCAACGGCCAGGTGGACTGGCAGGTAGCCAAGCGCTTGTGGTTGGGCAGCCTGCCCCTGGCCTTGTTCGTCGTAGTGCTGGTGAGCCTGGGCGCGCAGGTGGCCAAGGTGGAATGGCTAAGCAAGGCAATTGGCGTGGTGGTTTTGATCACTGCCGTGGGGCTGTTGGCGGCGCCGAGGTTGATGGCATATGCCCGAAACCGTCGCGTCAGCCAGGCAGAGCGCTTCAAGGCCGTGCAGCCTGTCCTGACCGTGGTTTCAGGCGCGGTGCTGGGGCTCTGTGTGGCCTTGACCTCTGTTGGCGCTGGCGCGCTGGGTAGTGTGATGCTGTTGTTTCTCTACCCTCTGCGCATGACTCCCCATCGTCTGGTGGCCACCGATATCGTGCATGCCATTCCGCTCGCTGTCGTTGCAGGGTTGGGTTATCTGTTTGCCGGGATGGTGGATGGGTGGATGTTGATCAGCCTGTTGCTGGGTTCGGTCCCGGCGGTGCTGCTGGGGAGCTTGCTGGCCGGAAAAATCACCGGGCGCTGGATTCAGATCGGGTTGGCGCTGGTCCTGATGGTGGCAGGCGTAAAGGTACTTGCATGA
- the cysQ gene encoding 3'(2'),5'-bisphosphate nucleotidase CysQ: MRQRVSIDLAALLLPIARQAGDAIMSIYGSGQSGVREKADHSPVTEADLAAHVVLNSALGSLSPGYPVVSEEDERSLAHRNGSGRFWLIDPLDGTKEFIARNGEFTVNIALIDQGRSVLGVVYAPAIDCMYWGGAGLGAFRETAAGTQPIKVSAAEPDDGCRVVASKSHLNEETQAFIERLGSVSLIQAGSSLKFCRVAEGVADIYPRLAPTCEWDTAAAQAVLEGAGGVVLDREGNPLRYGKPDVLNPSFVAARNAVLIPA; the protein is encoded by the coding sequence ATGCGACAGCGTGTATCGATCGACTTGGCTGCTCTTTTGTTGCCAATCGCTCGTCAGGCGGGTGATGCCATCATGTCGATTTACGGCAGTGGGCAGAGCGGTGTTCGTGAGAAGGCAGATCACAGTCCGGTTACCGAGGCTGATTTGGCCGCTCACGTTGTCTTGAACAGCGCCCTTGGTTCTTTGTCGCCCGGCTATCCAGTGGTGTCGGAAGAAGATGAGCGTTCGCTGGCGCATCGCAATGGCTCGGGGCGCTTTTGGTTGATCGATCCTCTTGATGGCACCAAGGAATTCATCGCGCGTAATGGCGAGTTCACGGTCAATATCGCTCTCATCGATCAGGGTCGTAGTGTGTTGGGTGTGGTCTATGCACCTGCTATCGACTGCATGTACTGGGGGGGCGCCGGCCTGGGTGCATTCAGAGAGACAGCCGCAGGTACGCAGCCGATCAAGGTCAGCGCGGCTGAACCGGATGATGGTTGCCGCGTTGTGGCCAGCAAGAGCCATCTGAACGAAGAAACGCAGGCATTCATCGAGCGGCTTGGATCGGTCAGTCTGATACAGGCTGGCAGCTCTTTGAAATTTTGCCGAGTGGCGGAGGGGGTGGCTGATATCTATCCGCGCCTGGCACCTACCTGTGAGTGGGACACCGCGGCTGCGCAGGCGGTGCTTGAAGGCGCAGGGGGCGTAGTGCTGGATCGGGAGGGCAATCCCCTGCGCTACGGCAAACCCGATGTTCTGAACCCCTCGTTCGTGGCTGCGCGCAACGCCGTGCTGATCCCTGCATGA
- the cysD gene encoding sulfate adenylyltransferase subunit CysD yields MTQTTTAAAGDFAGLEAEQVWDTHLAYEHLKACGEADTKRTAERRLNAQGLLPAELTEEALQDEHGRAPNRIVLAWAMEQARKRRDRVLFVQLSPLPSGKPCLHANDARGARFWVPLANVAWETVRTACVALQEHIGKPVAVFPHGSLVASMRNADEMPDIHCCVQVYQPVLPPQLKLHRFDSMPAEAVSELSPHLKRLEAESIHIIREAVAEAQNPAMLYSIGKDSGVMLHLARKAFFPSPPPFPLLHVDTRWKFQEMYLFRDFMARESDMDLLVHTNPEAIEKNINPFDHGSSLHTDITKTEGLKQALDKYKFDLVFGGARRDEEKSRAKERIFSFRSATQRWDPKSQRPELWNLYNTRKSQDASIRVFPLSNWTELDIWHYIYLENIPMVPLYFAKLRPVVVRPEMIMLVDDERCKLLPGEDIQMRKVRFRTLGCYPLTGAVESEAQTPEDILLEIINTRQSERQGRRIDTDSAGSMEKKKQEGYF; encoded by the coding sequence ATGACCCAAACTACGACAGCCGCTGCAGGTGATTTTGCCGGGCTCGAGGCCGAACAGGTCTGGGATACCCATCTCGCCTACGAACACCTCAAAGCGTGCGGCGAGGCCGATACCAAGCGCACGGCCGAACGCCGTCTGAACGCTCAGGGTCTGCTGCCTGCTGAATTGACTGAAGAAGCACTGCAAGACGAGCATGGCCGCGCCCCCAACAGAATCGTACTGGCATGGGCCATGGAGCAAGCGCGCAAACGCCGCGACAGAGTGCTGTTCGTTCAACTGAGCCCGCTACCCAGCGGAAAGCCCTGTCTGCACGCAAACGATGCCAGGGGCGCGCGCTTCTGGGTGCCATTGGCAAATGTCGCGTGGGAAACAGTCCGCACGGCCTGTGTCGCATTGCAAGAACACATCGGCAAGCCCGTCGCGGTGTTTCCGCATGGCTCGTTGGTAGCCTCGATGCGCAACGCGGACGAGATGCCTGACATCCACTGCTGCGTGCAGGTCTACCAGCCGGTGCTACCGCCTCAACTCAAGCTCCACCGGTTCGATTCAATGCCCGCAGAGGCGGTATCCGAACTATCCCCGCACCTCAAGCGCCTGGAAGCAGAGAGCATTCACATCATCCGTGAGGCGGTAGCCGAGGCGCAGAATCCCGCGATGCTCTATTCCATCGGCAAAGACAGTGGCGTGATGCTCCACCTTGCCCGCAAGGCCTTCTTCCCCTCACCGCCACCCTTTCCGTTACTGCACGTAGACACGCGCTGGAAGTTTCAGGAGATGTATCTGTTCCGTGATTTCATGGCACGTGAGAGCGACATGGACTTGCTGGTACACACCAACCCGGAAGCCATCGAAAAGAATATCAACCCTTTCGATCATGGCTCTTCGCTGCATACCGACATCACCAAAACCGAAGGGCTCAAGCAGGCGCTGGACAAGTACAAATTTGACCTCGTGTTTGGTGGCGCGCGCCGCGATGAAGAAAAATCCCGCGCCAAGGAGCGCATCTTCTCGTTTCGCAGCGCAACCCAGCGCTGGGATCCGAAAAGCCAGCGCCCGGAACTCTGGAACCTCTACAACACCCGTAAAAGCCAGGATGCCAGCATTCGGGTATTCCCCCTGTCGAACTGGACCGAACTCGATATCTGGCACTACATCTACCTGGAAAACATCCCCATGGTGCCCCTGTACTTTGCCAAGTTGCGGCCTGTGGTCGTGCGACCCGAGATGATCATGCTGGTCGACGACGAGCGCTGCAAACTGCTGCCCGGCGAAGACATTCAGATGCGCAAAGTGCGTTTCCGCACACTGGGCTGTTACCCGCTGACAGGGGCCGTGGAGTCAGAAGCGCAGACGCCGGAAGACATCCTGCTGGAAATCATCAACACACGACAATCCGAACGGCAGGGCCGTCGAATCGATACGGATAGCGCAGGCTCCATGGAGAAGAAAAAACAAGAGGGCTACTTCTGA
- the cysN gene encoding sulfate adenylyltransferase subunit CysN has product MARLKKSISPEQHAHKTATLSEWLEQQANQDLLRFITCGSVDDGKSTLIGRLLWEAQQVFDDQLSTLQADSKRHGTQGNDIDFALLVDGLAAEREQGITIDVAYRFFSTPHRKFIVADTPGHEQYTRNMITGASTADVAVLLVDARQGVMTQTRRHAYLAALVGIKHIILAINKMDLVAYDAQVFADTLAAFNTAAEPLGFDSITAIPLSALKGDNITSRSAHTPWYQGPTLMACLETIDPRPPREFKTVFPVQWVNRPDASFRGFSGTLASGQLAVGNEVRVTASGQTAKIARIVTANGDLDCANPGDAITLVLDREVDSSRGDILARAEQPLEMTDQFEATLVWMHDEPGLIGRSYEIKLANQWASASLTALKHRIDVNTQAHESCRQLQLNDIAVANLALSKPLVFDTYAQSNTLGGFLLVDKYTHSTVAAGMIRYNLRRAQNVHRQALSITREDRERLNGHKGKVIWFTGLSGSGKSTIANALEKELHAQGKRTYILDGDNVRQGLNKDLGFTDADRVENLRRVAEVAKLMMDAGLIVMTAFISPFRAERQMARELIGEDNFIEVFIDTPLAVCEQRDPKGLYKKARSGQLPNMTGISSPYEPPQQSNMVITTSTTEDVVAQITHYLADEAK; this is encoded by the coding sequence ATGGCACGCCTCAAGAAAAGCATCTCGCCTGAACAGCACGCCCACAAGACGGCAACACTGAGCGAATGGCTCGAGCAGCAAGCCAATCAGGACCTGTTGCGTTTTATCACCTGCGGTAGCGTCGATGACGGCAAAAGCACGCTTATCGGCCGCTTGCTCTGGGAAGCACAGCAGGTCTTCGACGATCAGTTGAGTACGCTGCAGGCCGACTCCAAGCGCCATGGCACCCAAGGCAACGATATTGACTTCGCCTTGCTGGTCGATGGCCTGGCAGCCGAGCGAGAACAGGGCATCACCATCGATGTGGCCTACCGCTTCTTCTCCACACCGCATCGCAAATTCATCGTGGCCGACACCCCTGGCCACGAGCAATACACGCGCAACATGATCACAGGAGCCTCCACCGCCGACGTTGCGGTACTGCTGGTCGATGCGCGCCAAGGCGTGATGACGCAAACCCGCCGGCACGCTTATCTGGCAGCACTGGTGGGCATAAAGCACATCATCCTGGCCATCAACAAGATGGATCTGGTGGCGTATGACGCTCAGGTGTTCGCCGATACGCTGGCTGCGTTCAACACTGCGGCCGAGCCATTGGGATTCGACAGTATCACCGCCATCCCATTGTCGGCTCTCAAGGGCGACAACATCACCTCCCGCTCGGCGCATACGCCCTGGTACCAGGGCCCAACCCTCATGGCCTGCCTGGAAACCATCGACCCTCGTCCCCCCAGGGAATTCAAAACGGTCTTTCCCGTTCAATGGGTCAACCGTCCGGATGCCAGCTTCCGAGGCTTCAGCGGCACATTGGCCTCCGGCCAGCTAGCCGTTGGCAACGAAGTGCGCGTAACGGCTTCCGGGCAAACGGCCAAGATCGCACGCATCGTCACCGCCAACGGTGATCTCGACTGTGCCAACCCGGGTGACGCAATCACGCTGGTATTGGACCGCGAAGTCGACTCCTCGAGAGGCGACATACTGGCGCGCGCTGAGCAACCGCTGGAAATGACCGACCAGTTCGAAGCCACCCTGGTCTGGATGCACGACGAGCCTGGCCTGATAGGCCGCTCCTACGAGATCAAACTGGCGAACCAATGGGCCAGCGCCAGCCTTACCGCACTGAAGCACCGCATAGACGTCAACACCCAAGCTCATGAATCGTGCCGCCAGCTGCAGCTTAACGACATCGCAGTGGCCAACCTTGCACTGAGCAAGCCACTGGTTTTCGATACCTACGCCCAATCAAACACCCTGGGCGGATTCCTGCTGGTCGACAAATACACCCACAGCACCGTCGCCGCCGGCATGATCCGCTACAACCTGCGCCGCGCACAAAACGTACATCGCCAGGCACTCAGCATTACCCGCGAGGACCGCGAACGCCTTAATGGCCATAAAGGCAAGGTCATCTGGTTCACCGGCCTTTCCGGCTCGGGAAAATCGACCATCGCCAACGCCCTGGAGAAAGAACTCCACGCCCAGGGCAAACGCACCTATATCCTCGATGGCGACAACGTTCGCCAAGGCCTGAACAAGGACCTGGGCTTTACCGATGCCGACCGGGTGGAAAATCTTCGACGCGTGGCTGAAGTAGCCAAACTGATGATGGACGCCGGGCTGATCGTGATGACGGCATTTATAAGCCCCTTCCGCGCAGAGCGCCAGATGGCTCGGGAGCTGATCGGAGAAGATAACTTTATCGAAGTGTTCATCGACACGCCGCTGGCCGTGTGCGAGCAGCGTGATCCGAAGGGGCTCTATAAGAAGGCGAGAAGCGGGCAGCTACCGAACATGACGGGTATCAGCAGCCCTTATGAACCCCCACAGCAATCAAATATGGTGATCACGACATCTACCACAGAAGATGTCGTGGCGCAGATAACCCACTATCTTGCTGACGAGGCCAAATAA
- a CDS encoding HAD family hydrolase: MNRPALFLDRDGVINVDHGYVHTPEAFEFVEGIFELVASANRNGYLVVVVTNQAGIGRGFYSELVFHALTKWMKARFAEHGGIIDAVYFCPYHPEHGMGEYHRESEFRKPAPGMLLQAQSELGIDLEQSIFIGDKLTDMAAGRAAGVGTLLHLKVDRSANEAIVITQLSEALPYLASSAR, encoded by the coding sequence ATGAATAGGCCTGCGCTGTTTCTAGATCGCGATGGTGTGATCAATGTGGATCATGGGTATGTTCATACTCCAGAGGCATTCGAATTCGTAGAAGGTATTTTCGAACTGGTAGCTTCTGCCAACCGCAACGGATACCTCGTTGTTGTTGTGACGAATCAAGCTGGTATTGGACGAGGCTTCTACAGCGAGTTGGTTTTTCATGCGCTGACGAAATGGATGAAGGCAAGGTTCGCTGAGCACGGCGGAATAATCGACGCTGTCTACTTTTGCCCATACCACCCAGAGCATGGCATGGGGGAGTACCACCGAGAGAGCGAGTTTCGTAAGCCTGCCCCCGGCATGTTACTGCAGGCTCAAAGCGAGCTAGGCATCGATCTGGAGCAATCAATTTTTATTGGTGACAAGCTTACCGACATGGCCGCTGGCCGCGCTGCGGGCGTCGGCACGCTATTGCACTTGAAGGTCGACAGGAGTGCCAATGAAGCCATTGTCATCACACAACTTTCCGAGGCATTGCCTTATTTGGCCTCGTCAGCAAGATAG